In a single window of the Candidatus Binatia bacterium genome:
- a CDS encoding glycosyltransferase family 39 protein, producing the protein MLRRGGWGSDILLVISLLVIFFGFNLGGRALWSPVEGRYSEIPREMVATGDYLTPRLNGVKYFEKPPLFYWLQASSIKLFGLKEWSLRLWAALFAVLGCLAVYAAGRELLGRRAGWIAAVILASSPLYYAMGRVITVDMALSFFLTCALFAFLIGVKTPPGRSRRFLLWSFYICVALATLTKGLVGIVLPALVIGSWIALVGEGKLLKTIYLPSGIFLFAAIAAPWHVMVSRANPEFVRFYFIHEHLRRFLAENQTPLHEAWAYLPVLLIGFFPWFAFLIQSFKNSVDFSWDQRRNHKEELFLCLWPVLIFLFFSASGSQLFTYILPAFPPLALLIGRTFSSWWNTKAAPGFRSGVWAATIAMILLGVLGFGGLQHGLERYSNWPSLEAPSDDTTIPSTKLTSYPDLEPMRPYLYAQTALLLCGAAALVWARRRGLRAVFPVSAATIGLLLVVVDSGFPLLDDRRSLKNLALALKPQLQLADEVATYRAYYQDLPVYLGRLVTVVEWRGELDFGIRAEDVSGWMIDDAEFWRRWNGRARMYAVTDRENYDRLLGRGGPNVHLVAKNDYNVVVTNQPRVMK; encoded by the coding sequence GTGTTGCGGCGTGGCGGTTGGGGAAGCGATATACTTTTAGTCATTTCCCTGCTCGTCATATTCTTCGGCTTCAATCTCGGCGGACGCGCGCTGTGGTCTCCGGTCGAGGGACGCTACTCGGAAATCCCGCGCGAGATGGTCGCGACCGGCGATTATCTGACGCCGCGGCTTAACGGCGTCAAATATTTCGAGAAGCCGCCGCTCTTCTATTGGCTCCAGGCTTCTTCCATCAAGCTCTTTGGTTTGAAGGAGTGGTCGCTCAGATTATGGGCCGCGCTCTTCGCCGTGCTCGGCTGCCTCGCGGTCTACGCGGCCGGCAGGGAATTGCTCGGCCGCAGAGCGGGTTGGATCGCGGCCGTGATTCTGGCGTCGAGTCCTTTGTATTACGCGATGGGCCGCGTCATCACGGTGGACATGGCTCTGTCGTTTTTTCTCACCTGCGCGTTGTTCGCGTTTCTTATCGGCGTCAAGACGCCGCCGGGGCGTTCGCGGCGCTTTCTCCTGTGGTCTTTTTACATCTGCGTCGCTTTGGCGACTTTGACCAAGGGCCTAGTCGGCATTGTTCTTCCCGCTCTGGTGATCGGCTCATGGATCGCGCTCGTTGGTGAAGGGAAGCTCCTCAAGACGATCTATCTCCCGTCGGGAATTTTCCTCTTTGCCGCAATCGCCGCGCCGTGGCACGTCATGGTGTCACGCGCCAATCCGGAGTTTGTCCGGTTTTACTTCATTCATGAACACTTGCGGCGTTTCCTCGCGGAGAATCAAACGCCGCTCCACGAAGCATGGGCGTATCTTCCGGTGCTGCTGATCGGGTTTTTTCCGTGGTTCGCGTTCCTTATTCAAAGCTTCAAGAACAGCGTGGATTTCTCCTGGGATCAGCGCCGCAATCATAAAGAGGAGCTGTTTCTCTGCCTGTGGCCGGTGCTGATATTTCTGTTCTTCTCGGCTTCGGGTTCGCAGTTGTTCACGTATATTTTGCCGGCCTTTCCGCCGCTCGCGCTACTTATCGGGCGAACTTTCTCCTCGTGGTGGAACACCAAGGCGGCGCCGGGGTTCAGGTCCGGTGTCTGGGCGGCAACTATCGCCATGATCTTGCTGGGGGTCTTGGGGTTCGGGGGTTTGCAGCACGGTCTGGAACGATATTCCAACTGGCCGAGCCTCGAGGCTCCCAGCGACGATACGACGATCCCTTCGACGAAGCTGACCTCGTATCCCGATCTGGAGCCAATGAGGCCGTACTTGTATGCGCAAACCGCGCTCCTTCTTTGCGGCGCGGCGGCTCTCGTCTGGGCGCGGCGGCGCGGCCTGCGCGCGGTATTTCCAGTGTCGGCGGCGACGATCGGCTTGTTGTTGGTGGTTGTGGATAGCGGCTTCCCGCTATTGGACGACCGCCGTTCGTTAAAAAATCTGGCGTTGGCGTTGAAGCCGCAGCTCCAACTGGCAGACGAGGTCGCCACGTACCGCGCTTACTATCAGGACCTTCCGGTTTATCTCGGGCGGTTGGTGACGGTGGTCGAATGGAGGGGCGAGCTCGATTTCGGCATCCGCGCGGAGGACGTGAGCGGCTGGATGATCGACGATGCGGAATTCTGGCGGCGATGGAATGGCCGCGCCAGGATGTACGCGGTCACCGACCGGGAGAATTACGACCGGTTACTTGGCCGCGGCGGGCCGAACGTTCATCTGGTCGCGAAGAACGATTATAACGTCGTGGTCACCAATCAGCCGCGTGTAATGAAATAG
- a CDS encoding undecaprenyl-diphosphate phosphatase, whose product MENWVVAVILGIVEGLTEFIPVSSTGHLIVAGALLGFVGEKASTFEVAIQLGAILSVVVLYRERFMRLIPGNHDPFSPQGSALDGWPGLYRIGLATLPALVAGFLARNVIKQYLFTPDSVALALLVGGIGILLTEHLVRRRPTAPLDTLSLGQALGIGLFQTLALWPGTSRSAATIIGGIVLGLDRKGAAEFSFLIAVPIMMAATGYDLLKMRETLSTTEAGQLALGFVVAFVVALLTIRWFIRLLNRWSLIPFAWYRIVVAPIFYFITRG is encoded by the coding sequence TTGGAAAACTGGGTCGTCGCCGTCATCCTGGGCATCGTCGAAGGGCTCACCGAATTCATTCCGGTCTCCTCCACCGGCCATCTGATCGTCGCGGGCGCGCTGCTTGGATTCGTGGGCGAGAAAGCCTCCACGTTCGAAGTCGCCATCCAGCTAGGCGCGATTCTCTCCGTCGTGGTGCTCTACCGCGAACGTTTCATGCGTCTGATCCCCGGAAACCATGATCCGTTTTCTCCGCAGGGATCGGCGCTCGACGGCTGGCCGGGGCTATATCGAATCGGTCTCGCGACCTTGCCGGCGCTCGTCGCGGGATTTCTCGCCCGCAACGTCATCAAGCAGTATCTTTTCACGCCCGACTCCGTCGCGCTGGCGCTGCTCGTCGGAGGAATCGGCATCTTGCTTACGGAGCATCTTGTCCGGCGCCGCCCGACGGCGCCTCTGGACACGCTCTCGCTCGGCCAGGCCCTCGGCATCGGCCTTTTCCAGACCCTGGCCCTCTGGCCGGGAACGTCGCGCTCGGCCGCCACCATCATCGGCGGAATAGTCCTGGGGCTCGACCGCAAAGGCGCCGCCGAGTTCTCGTTTTTGATCGCCGTGCCGATCATGATGGCCGCGACGGGCTACGACCTTTTGAAGATGAGGGAGACGTTGAGCACAACCGAGGCCGGCCAGCTCGCGCTCGGCTTCGTCGTCGCGTTCGTCGTTGCGCTGCTTACAATCCGCTGGTTCATTCGCCTTCTGAATCGCTGGAGCTTAATCCCTTTCGCCTGGTATCGAATCGTCGTCGCGCCGATTTTCTATTTCATTACACGCGGCTGA
- a CDS encoding VTT domain-containing protein produces MDFLWDLFHKIYDVETLVRVGGLAAITIIVFTETGLLIGFFLPGDSLLVTAGVFAARGDLNIVTLNIVLSIAAITGDAVGYTIGAKTGPKIFTREDSLFFRRKHVLTAKEFYEKYGGFTIVIARFVPIIRTFAPVVAGVAGMKYRRFAMYNIVGAIFWVMSTTLAGYFLGKWVENIDEHLHMIIAIVIFVSLLPAIIKFAQEKWKSRK; encoded by the coding sequence ATGGACTTTCTCTGGGACCTGTTCCATAAAATCTACGACGTCGAGACGCTCGTTCGGGTGGGCGGTCTCGCGGCGATCACGATCATCGTCTTCACTGAGACCGGCCTTTTGATCGGCTTTTTTCTTCCCGGTGATTCCCTTCTCGTCACCGCGGGGGTCTTCGCCGCGCGCGGCGATCTGAATATCGTGACGCTCAACATCGTTCTCAGCATTGCCGCCATTACCGGCGACGCGGTCGGTTACACCATCGGCGCGAAAACCGGGCCCAAGATCTTCACGCGCGAAGACTCGCTTTTCTTTCGCCGCAAGCACGTCCTCACCGCCAAGGAGTTCTACGAGAAGTACGGCGGCTTTACCATCGTCATCGCCCGCTTCGTCCCGATCATTCGCACCTTCGCTCCGGTCGTCGCGGGCGTCGCGGGCATGAAGTACCGCCGCTTCGCCATGTACAATATCGTCGGCGCGATCTTTTGGGTCATGAGCACGACCCTGGCAGGCTACTTCCTCGGCAAATGGGTCGAAAATATCGACGAGCATCTCCACATGATCATCGCGATCGTGATATTCGTGTCGCTGCTTCCGGCGATCATCAAGTTCGCCCAGGAAAAGTGGAAGTCGCGCAAATAG